ACCACTGAGGGTATCTTGCTGGACCCTTCACTTTTGCTATTCATAGACTTACGGCTGGGTCTGACTCTTGATAGATTTCTTCCCCCTTGACAGCTTGCCATAGTTTATGTatattttgcacacacacacacacacacacacacacacacacacacacacacacttttaagtaagtttattaaATAATATGTTCCTCTGTGGCTTTTCCAAACCTCTCTAGTGTTAGTTAttgccccttcctccctcttcctccatatTTCCCTCATTCTCTAGTTAAACCCCCTCCTATTTTCTCATTTACCCCTGTATAGCATCTGTACCCTTCTGTCCCCCTTGATCAAGCCCCACCTACCACCATTACCCTTTTATCTCTTGGCTAGAAGTTAATTCATCCCATTCCAAACCGAACACGTAGTCAAGGCTCTCCAGTAGACGGGGATGTAACTGGAGATCTGTGTATTGTGGTGAATGGCTGTATCTTGTACCAcacagccaacacacacacaatccagaTTAATAACGTGTTCAGCTACCTTGTCCCCAGGAATGTTTTATCCAAACGGCAGTATCTGTTCTAGACTCGCTCCCAGCATCCCGAGTCTCTCACCCTGTCTGCTTTGAAAACTTTTGTCTCTACAGAGTCCATCTAACTCCTTTTCTGTTGGCTACTTTCCagatcaaaataaaaaacccagccCAGTTTCTCATTTGCCACTTGTGATTAGCCCAGCTGCCTCTCGTTGGCAATAAACTCAGGTAGCTTTTGCCTCAGCAGCTTTTGATGCTGTATCCTCTCCTACACGGAGTTCTGGTGCCAGCAGTAAGGATGTTTTCTTTGTTAGTACCAGGAACATCTATCCATCCAGTCATTTATtcaattcaacaaatatttgttgagccCTGGGCTAGAAACTGGGATTATGGATTGCTGATTTAAACAGGGCTGTACCCTCAGTGGTCTCTGGTGAAAGGGAACAAATGCTATCCAAACACTTACCATGTGGCAAACACACTGATGGCCCTTTTATCTGCCTGAGCTTTATTTAATCCTCAGGGAAACTCTGTGAGACGGGCTTTATTATTTCGTTTTTGCAGTGGAGGAAACTGTAGTTGAGAGTCGGTGTCATCCTGGAAAATGCTCAAGTTTGATGAAGAGGAGAGGCTTGCTCCACAGCAGTGTGGGCGTTCTGTTGTGTAAATATTGTTACTGCATCCAATATCTAGCTGGCGACTAGCTTGATTGGTAGAggccttgcctagcatgcacaccgccctgggttccgtccccagcactgcatagagCAGAGtgaggtcgtgtgtgtgtgtgtgtgtgtgtgtgtgtgtgtgtgtgtgtgtgtgtgtaatcctagcactcagaaggtagaggcagaagaaccAGAGGTTGGAGATtaagggccagcctgggacacctgaggctgttttgtttgtctgttgagacagggtctcactaattagccttggctggcctagaacttgttatgtacactctgctttcagagtgctagaattaaagacatgaaccaccacaatcgccccccccccttttgttttttttttttctgagacagattttctctgtgtagttttggttcctgtcctggatctcgatctgtagactaggctggcctcacagagatctgcctgactctgtctcccaagtgcagggattcaaggcatgtgccacctaccgcccagctttttttttttttttttttttttttaagaaggctGGCCAGATGACTcattggtaaaggtgcttgccactaacttgttccatacacacacaaacacacacacacataacacaaaaAACTGTTAAATCAATACCCAGCTGTCAAAGGTGGCATGAATGAATGTAGAGTTAGGAAGAGATACCTGGCAGAACACCATTAAATAtttctaccacagagacacaaTAGACATAATCTGAAAAGTTAATAATCAGCTCTAGTGATCCAACCTTAGAAAAATATTAGTGTCTGCACTTTCCTCAGTTGGATCCATACAAGAGATACCTGAGGACTTAAGCTCACCATACCAGTCTTTCCCAAATTTGCCTAATGATAAGAAGCATCTATTAAAATATTATGCCATCTCTGGGGATTCAGATTCTAAAGGTCTGAAGCAAGGTGATTGTTTTTCACAGTCTAGAAGACTTTGATATTAATTAACACTGCTCTCAGAAACACCAATCTGGGCTTGGTGGGAGGTAGACAAAATCCAGTACCCTGGAAGAGAGTTCCTGGGAGAAACTGATGCAAAGCCTGTAGatgattttttctctctctaacaTCTTCCCAGCTCAAGTGTTTGCTCACTGCATTAATTCAGACTCATCTCTAAATCTCATCTCAAGAGAGAAACCTTCCTGTAAAAGCAGAGTGGAAATCCTTTGGCCCAGCAATTTGACAGTCCCACAGACACTTGCATGTTATTAGGCTATTTAGAAATATGCTCTGAAGTTCTGAGGTTGTCATTCTGCAGTGTTATTTTGATACCCTGACAAGATATTTTTAGAGCAAGAAGCCCAAATTAAAAcattgtgacaaaaaaaaaaagtgagattaAGTAAAAGCTTCATTAAATGGAAAACTACAGCACATATTCAGTTAAGAGCAGGGGAAATAActacaaaatatattttgggAACTGTTTGGAGAGTAACAGGAGATAGAGAGATATTTACGGCCCGTGTGCTTGGAGGGATCTGCATCCTGTCAGCAAGGGAGGTAAGGCCTTAGCCTTACAGCCTGTTTTGATTGACAGGCCCAACATGCCTTGGATTGGCCCAGGCAAAGCTAATCCCCTGTCCACACCTCAGGGGAAGCCTATAGCACTTGACCTTCACTGTAAGTGGTCACGAAAGCTCAGGACTTACTTTAATCCCTGGGTGCTTGATTTGGGCCTGACATACGGTTAGCTAGACTGcctgtcttttgtcttttcccACACCTGTCCTCTCAAGACCAGTCCTGTGTGTGACGTTTCTCGGTGCCTCCAGTTAAGGGCTCCCACGACTTAGATTTAAAGACCTATCTAATCCCCAAAACCACTGCTGAAAAGGTGCACACACCTCCATTATACCTGCGAGAGCCTGCTTCCTAAAGTCTTTAATGAGTTCGAGTACAATTTGCTGCACTTTCAAAGCTCTGTTGATTCCCTCAAGCCGTATCTTAAGTAATGATTCAGACCCGTATGACCATGGAGTAGGGGTGCCTTGGCCCTCGTCTGGGAGCTGTAGGCTCTGTTTGCTGATACAGTACTACAGCTGTGATAAGCATTTGAATGCCTTTCTTTCCTAGGGGTCTTGATAGAATTTTAGCTACATAACTGAATAATTTGCCTTAAGATCAAAATGCCTTCTTTAGCAATTCTAAGGATACCCGTAAGTATCTCATCAAGGAAGGGATAGAGGAGAGTTCTTGGGGACATAGAAAGTTTCTGTGCCACAGGGTggcgggggaggaggagaaacagaTCTTCAGATCTGTGAGGCAAGGTTCAAGGAGATGCTAAGAACTATTTTCCATGCTTACTTAATTCAGAATACATAACATACCATAGGTTCTATCTTGTGAACCTATGGTAGAAAGTGTCACATGAGCACTATGAGACCAGTCTGTGCAGTAAAGGAGAATGCCAACCTGCATCAAATGGAGTGTGGGCAAACCAGCAGGCCTCACCTCCCATTCTTCCCTCACAGACATCTAATAAACACGGTGagcagcttttttaaaaaacatttatttattggggggagggtgtgtgtgtgtgtgtgtgtgtgtgtgtgtaagtcagaggacaggttcttgttgtttgttttttgtattgttttggtttctgtttgtttgtttgttttctaagacagggtttctctgtgtagctctggctgtccaggaactcgctctgtagaccaggctggccttgaatttagaaattcacctgcttctgcctccccagtgctgggattaaaggtgtgtgccacaccatCTGGCCAGAAGACAATttggggagttgattctctccttgcACTTGTGGGTCCTAGTGATCAAACTCACGCGGcccttgtccactgagccatctggccatcCCACGGTGAACAGCTTTTAAAACTAAATAGTAAGTGAGTTGACTTGCCCGACGGAGTCATTTGATGCTGACCAATTGAATTTTGAAGTATGTTTCTCAAGAGCAATGGATCTGTGTTTGGCTTTAGCTAAAGTTGTGCGTGAGCCATTTCGCTGGCTATTATCAGTTGTCTGTCCAGGCTGCTCCCCATGTTTGATAATAAAGCCATTCTGTAAACAGTGCAGCCATTCAAAGCTTAGGATTTGCGGGAGGCTTTGGAGTGAAAGGGGGTGTTGAAGAGAACACAATGGCTAAGCCTTTGTTTCTGAAACTTGTTTCTGTCTTTTgaaatggaggtgtgtgtgtgtgtgtgtgtgtgtgtgtgtgtgtgtgcatgagagtaatatacatgtgtatgcttATTCAAATCTTTTTTCAGTGTTGTTCATATTGATGTCACGCTTAGATTGTAACGTACATGCCcatttgtgttcttttatttttgagacaatgtccaTACGCAGCTGGTGACCAGCACTCAGTCTGTACAGACCGtaggccaggctggacttgaacttgtaacagcccttcttctccctcctcccggtgatgagattacaggcatgtgcgtCTGGTCTCTGTGGTGCTGAGCAGAAACTCAGGACTTTGCCATCTGAGCTACTTCCTGAGCCCTCTGTTAggttttcaatcttttttttttttttttccccgagacagggtttctttgtagctttggagcctgtcctggaacttactactctgtagcccaggctggcctcgaactcagagctccacctgcccctgcctcccaagtgctgagactaaaggcgtgcaccaccactgcccggtgtgttttcaaacttttttttttttttttttttttttttttggttttttcgagacagggtttctctgtgtagctttgcgcctttcctggagctcacttggtagcccaggctggcctcgaactcacagagatccgcctggctctgcctcccgagtgctgggattaaaggcgtgcgccaccaccgcccggcgaagtcAAACTTTTAATAATGCTatttagtgttgttttttttttttcccgagacagagtttctctacgtaacagccctggctatcctagaacttgctctgtagaccaggctagcctcagactcagagaaccaccagcctctgcctcctcagtgctgggtttaaaggcgtgtaccaccacagcctggctcactATTTAGTTCTTCTTAtgagtagctttttttttttttaacagatttctAGTTGGATATTGACccaacccctccaccccccactttttggtgactccatttagattcctttcatacatgcatactgCTTTTACAGTAGCAGGTTTCCACATGGCCCTTCAAATGGCCCTTCATGTTAattgtccctccccatattccctcccttacCCCTCACCCACCCTCTTCCCATTTAGGCCTCCCACTCCAGTCTACCCCATCTCTTCATAACTATATATTCTATGCTTTaatttgggttttgagacagacttGCCTTGAACTTACTACAGACAGCCCTaatgcctcagccttcctggacACTGGTGTTACGAGAGCACTGCCCTGCCCAGCTTACAGGGACAAAAACTAACGGAGTGGAAAGAAATCCCCCTTGATATTTTGAAGTGTGCACTCCAACACCCTTTTCAGTGTATATCCAAAAGTGGGATTGTGCCACACACGCTGATTCCATTCCTGTCTCACATCTGCAGcaggaatcctaattggtcttaattaGAACCCGGAGCCAGAcatcggggtaaatgctggaagatcagagaagcagagcagccagccgctagagttcttacctctaccgaaacctcagcctgaaaagagactgagttcctgtctcctcctgacttataatcctttctctgcccagccatatcacttcttgtctcaatctccctagtgctgagattaaaggcgtgtgtgtgtgcgtgccaaccactgcctggctctgtttctcttttagactggatcaatcttgtgtagcccagggtggccttgaactcacagagatctgtctgcctctgcctcccgaaggctgggattaaagttgtgtgccaccgccacctggcctctgtggctaattAGTGGTTTAGCTCcccactctgatcttcaggcaagctttatttgttagctcacaaacaaaatgtcaccacacaCATCTCAGTGGGTACAGCTATAGAATAACACTCGAACATGGGTGACAGATATGTGTcgtagcattttatttatcctatTGATGACATTTCCAGAATGGTTTCCAGAATGTCACTGTTGTCAAATCTTTTTCTCCGTAGGACTATCCCTAGGCTGGACAGTGATAATGCATGTTTTACATCTTCAAACGCATTAACAATTAACTCCCTAAAGAGTGCTAGGAGGCCTTCTTTGGCCTTCCTCTAACCGCCCTTAGCTGTAAAATCATCCTCAGGGAACAGATCTTCCAAGGTGAAAGCAGAGAAGTGGGGACTTTGATTCTCCCCTCCCCTACCCCACAATTTACTAAACCTAATGGTACAAGGAATAGGAATAGAGAATAGTTAAGAGtttctggctggagagatggctcagcagttaagagcactggctgctcttccagaggacatgggttcaattcccagcaaccacatggtggctcacaaccacctgtaatgagatctggtgccctcttcctgcctgcaggggtacatgcaggcagaacactatacactgttatatatatatatatatatatatatatatatatatatatatatatatatatatatatatataaatgatagttTGATAGTTTCTGGACAGAAAAGGAACTCACCCAAAGCCCAGGgcctcccagcctccagccttgaAGCTGTCAAGAGCCACCATGTCCTGTCCCCCTGTCCTGTGTGACTAGATGGACAGAGGGAAGACCCTATTGGCCGACAGCGGCCCGACCCAGTGGCCACCAACGAAGAGGGAGAACATGATCAAACTGGGTCGGGGGAACTGCCCTGCAGCCCCTGAAGACACCCAAGAGGTCCTGGCGATAGACTGAATCCAGCGATCAGGGACGATATATTCGGCTTGAGTGAGTGGACCGCGGCAGCAGCCATCTTTGCACCAGACAACTAGCTACGCTAGCTGCTGACGGACGGACGGACGCCAGGGGGCACTGGTGCCCAGGTAGGGACGAAGCGGTCCTGACAGAGCCGGGAGCGGCAGAGAGCCTAGCAGCCGGGCCCGTTCTTGCAGCTCCAGACGCTGCTGACAGTGTTTGCTCCTGTGGCCCGGACACCCGCGGGCTTGCGGGAGGGAAAAGCCGGAGCGCTCGGAATCCGATCAAAAGCCTTGCGCCTGTTTCGGTGGCCACTGAGCTAAGGCTCCCCAGGCTCTGTGTTGGTACTTGGCAGCTACCGCCAGGAAGGTTTTGGCGAGGATGAATGAGATATACGTTTGCTGTACTTGTGTAAAATACCCTTAAAGCAACCCCAATCTTCCCTCGGCACAACCAGTTTATTAACTTGGGGGCTACAGGGACTAGCAGTGTATTTCAGTAGAGATTTCTTATATCCCCCGTTCTCTCTTCAGTCCTTTGTTCTGGAAAGGGCTGttacaacccccaccccaccccaccccaccccacctccgccAACACACACTTCTCTCAAGAAGCCCCCGGTGTAACCACGGAGGCAGAAGGGGTATCCATGCAGGAAAATCACTTCAAAAGCCTTATCAGAGTTTAAAATCAATAGCATCTGGCTGGAGGTGTGCCGTCCGGcgcaggggggaggggggtgtttggggatgggatggggcagGGTACCCGCACACCTGGCTCACTTACTCGCTtaccgagttcagttcccagttggAGGAGATGGTTGGTGGCCACCCTGAGGCACTAGCGGACAGGATCGAGAGGGGCCTGAGCGCTGTGTTGGCAGTTGCCATGGTTTTCCTCCGAGTTCTGGAGCCAACCTGCCCACTACTGGGGCTCTCAGGTCACAGAAGTAGTAAGTTAGAAGCCTGTGGGGGACCTGAGGAGTGCTGTCCTgaggctgccagcccagctgttgAGATGGAAGCCTCACATGGGCAGGGCAGTGAAGGAGCCAAGCCATTAGAGAAGGTGAAGTGAGGCTGGGATGTGAGGGGGCCAGGGAAGGGGCTGGATTTGGAAAGCCATGAACATAAAATTCAAGGAAGAAGACGAGGAGAAAAAaattggtggtgtgtgtgtggactaGCAAGACCCCCAAAGAACAAGTTCAAACAGTTGAGTCAGGGTGTAACTCAGTAGTGGAGAGCTTGCCCGAGTCCTGGGTTTCATTTCCCAGAACCACAAAGTGAGAGATAAATGATGAACACATTTATCAAAGATGTGTTTCTGGCAAGATGATCGCAAGTGCCATCTTGCTGTTATAAAGGCTCACCCATACCTGTGTGAGCATACACGTGTGTTCGTCTGAGTACAGTTATGTGGCTATGCTCATGGAGTTAGCCAGACTTCCCCTCTCTACAGCTGGGAGGGGTTTTTCCTGCCCCTTCtttacctttcccctctccccttcaaAGTGCTCTGAGTGTGGCTCTTGCCCTCTGACACAGACAGCAGGTGATCTAATTGTCCTGAGAGGCTGTGAAAATgggaggtgcacgcctttaatcccagccctcgggagataagaggcaggtgaatctctgtgagttcgaggccagcctggtctacagagtgagttccaggacagccagggctacacagagagaaaaaagaaaagaaaatgaagggcaAACCCAGTGACACCAGTCTAATTCTGTGCAAAGTTTTAGTAATATTTCACAGCCACGTGGTCACTgctcattttattctattttctctttgccCCACTTTTGTGTCCCAAGACTCCTGTTATCACCACCTTACTTACTGGGTACGCTTCAAATGCATGTCAAAATGCTAAAATTCAGAGATGAGTAGATATGGGCCTCGGATCTCAATAAAGTgccaaataaaaggaaaagcagccgggcagtggtggcacacgcctttaatccctgtactcgggaggcagagccaggcggatctctgtgagttcgaggccagcctgggctacagagcgagatccaggacaggcaccaaaactacacagagaaaccctgtcttgaaaaacaaaaaagaaaaaagaagaagaaaagcaattgCTGCCCACCCCCTTATGAAAACACAGAATTCTTTCAATGCCTTACTCACTCTTCTCAGTTATAAGCAGAGGTAATGGTAGCTAACCTCAAAGAATtcatgggaaaagaaaatgagttaaTGTTTATCAGGATGTTAATGTTAATTTTCCTAGTATAGCCAAGAATTATTGGAAAAGAAACAGGTGAAATATTCTAGGTTTTCTAAGCCGGTTTCTTTGCCCAGGCTCACTAACCTAATGATGTTTTAAGAACGAGATCATAGGGAGAATGGAGAAGGGTTTGACTGTCGGAGATATTCGCCAGTATCTGCCCGGCACTGGCCCTCAGGCCCAAGCCCCTCACTGACTGTGGCACCCCCTTCCAGGTGGGGAGTGTCCCCTGCTTAGAGAGGAGCTTCAGCACCGTTCCCACCGGAGATGCCCTGGTCCGTCATGCCAAGGGCCTGAGCCAGGATACCTTCAAAATTGTAAGGGGCTATCCTGGAACCCTGTCCCTACTGGCCTGGGAGGAACCAGGAGGCTTCTGATCTGTCACACTCAGGATGGAAGCGGGTGGGGGATCCCCTGGAGCCTTGTGAGCAACTAAGACTGCAGGCAGCAGGCCAGCTTGCCCGACACGGGACTCACCTGCCTTTCTCCCCACCTCTCCGCCCCTCCCTTACCTGTGACTTCCTCAGTGTAAAGAGTACCTGAGGCCTCTGAAGAAGTTCCTGCGAAAGCTGAACCTGCCCAAGGACCTTCCCCAGAAGAAGCGGATCAGGTTTACAAAGCGGAGCCTGGGGGCCCTAGGGGACCACATCAACACCTTTCTGCAGCATTACTGCCGGGCCTGGGAGATCAAGCACTGGAAAAAGTAGGCAGCCTCCTTGCCTTATCCCACCTCCAGTCAAGATTCTCCAGTCATGGAGAGGGTTACGATCCTGGGAGACGGCAGATGTTGAGAGAACAGGTCCCTCTAGCCACCAGGGCAGCACTGAGTGTTCCTTAGCTGTACACACAGTAGCCACAAGCCTTTCCCAAGAGCCTCCAGCCGCCTCAGTAGGTAAGGCATTCCTTGCTAAGCCCgctgacctgagttctgtcccttagacccatgtggtggagggagagatcCACGCCTATTGCTTGTCCCcagaccttcacacatgcactgtgacacacacacacacacacacacacacacacacacacacacacacacacacgtttttaagCCTCTCCTGAGAAGAGTCCTGTAGCCTCGAGGTGAACAGCTGCTGTGTGCAGGGTGCTTGTTACCAGCATATGGCATTTCTGTCCTggtctccacctccaccccctcaACCCAAACTGAAGAAGCAACTTGCAGCCCATTTCTACTGGATAGATCCTGGTCACAGACAGTGCAGAGGGAGAAAAGGTTCTCTTCAGCCTCTCTCAGTCTGTCTCGGGTTTCTCTCTGCAGGATGCTCTGGCGATTTGTCTCCCTCTTCTCAGAACTGGAGTCGAAGCAGCTTCGCCGGCTCTATAAGTACACCAAAGCCAACCAAACAGCCAAGTTCCTGGTGAGGCTTCCAGAAAGCTCCTCTGAGGTCCAGCAGGAGTTTGGTCTTAGATCCCGAGGGGAGGACTCAGACTGAGTGGCTCTCTAGTACCTGTCCCCTGTTGTCCCTTCCAGAGCTCACTGCTGAGGAAACACCACTCACACCTTCCCTACACTGTTCCCTGAGGGACCTGACTGGGGCCACCAAATCATGGCGTTTATTCCTCTTCCATGCTCACACCATGGTTTTAGCATGGATGGAAGCCGGGGCTTCGTGCGTGCCAAGCAAGTGTTCTTTCTGTGGCCCCCAGACCCCAGCCAGGTTACCCTTTATTTTAAGGATAAACcttccaggttttgtttttttgagagtgAGAGTGTCTTGTTTGCTTGTTCATAatgaaacagttttctttttaaaaatcctaactttagaaaatttaaattgaGAGCCTGAAGATATATTTGGAAGCTATCTGGCCAGTGAAACCCAGAAATCCAGAAGTCACTA
This Peromyscus maniculatus bairdii isolate BWxNUB_F1_BW_parent chromosome 8, HU_Pman_BW_mat_3.1, whole genome shotgun sequence DNA region includes the following protein-coding sequences:
- the Chct1 gene encoding CHD1 helical C-terminal domain containing protein 1, coding for MVFLRVLEPTCPLLGLSGHRSSKLEACGGPEECCPEAASPAVEMEASHGQGSEGAKPLEKVGSVPCLERSFSTVPTGDALVRHAKGLSQDTFKICKEYLRPLKKFLRKLNLPKDLPQKKRIRFTKRSLGALGDHINTFLQHYCRAWEIKHWKKMLWRFVSLFSELESKQLRRLYKYTKANQTAKFLVAFCPLDAPERSLLASQEDSLPRLCSAWGLHGNISGMKERLSKMQAPGQAAGMLEEPRSSRGDFLRKLPQKPKLKKRQIKESPGTPKRYL